CAAGAGATAAAGAAATAACCAATCGAAAATGTTTTCGAGAATCGGATTAGATGTCAATCCACTAGAGAGATAGTTTAGTCTAACTGATAATCAGATCAATTActtgtatttaaatttataatttattattaaatataaaatttaaattattttaatattaagataaacctaatttaataatattcgttttcaaaattaatagataagaTTTGGGTTTGAGTcccattttgagaaaaaaaaaaaaagagtttagtAAGCTCTGCCTAATGTTCGCTAAGGCCAATTTCGGCTCTCAACCAAACACTTATACATTTTGATATTAGGTATGTAACCAATGTTTTGGATTggataatattcaataaaatagaaTTACAATTTGGTGATATTCAGTTGATGTATACTGAGAATTTAGTAGTTTGACCTAATTGATCTAATAGTTCAAATAGATTTAAGTAGTTATCGAAACCGATCTAATCATACTTTTTTTATTGGTCTGAGTTTTAAAGTGTAATGCTCTTGTAATTAAATGTTGACTTGACTTGATTGATTTGATGATTGAAATGGATTTAAACAACAAACTTAAACATTGAGTCCCAATCAGATACGATTTAATCAATTGATCTAATCACGATTTTGAAATAATGTACATAACCCATGATTAGGCCTATTTAgtgcataataaaattatgcacataatttttatatataattttatgtacaaataacgatatatcattTTGCGATCAggtgttttttctttaattttcaattatctaatcatataatgatatattatagtttatgcacatagtattattgtttaaaatacCCATATGATAGATTATAGATTATAGGATGAGTGATGCTCTTTCAGTGGCATCGTCTCTAGTTGACTTTTTTCTCCCTCTCCTTTTTCAATGTTGTCTCCAGATGAAGATGAGTGTCTTCGTCTAGTGACGTAGACAATTCGTTTGGAGATGACGCCAAAAAAGGGGATGAAGAGAGAAGTTGACCAAAGACAATGCCAAAAAGGgaatgagaaagaaagaaagaaaccctaagggggcatttggttctggaaaaacattttcttactaaaattgaaatattaccttgaagataaattaccttaaagattattgggtataaattattactagatttgataaaattagataaatataaataattcttgtgtttggttaaaggtaataaaaatatagtagtttattattttacttgaatactcgtagatataattattctaaaatattttttatgttatttgttatattaattgaaaaaataattatttttgccataaaaaattaataaatcaataatatattataataaaattaaaattaccttgataattttttaatacctaaggtgaatgtgtaATCAGATTACCTTTTATAGTACATGCTACAtcaccattggtaatagaagattaccagaatcttttattatttataaaccaagTATAAATAGtgaaagattattaggtataaattattactatatttgataaaaatacgtagatataaataattcatgtgtttggttagaggtaataaaaaaatagtagtttattattttacttgaatacctgtagatataattattctaaaatattttttatgttatttgttatattaattgaaaatatgattatttttgccataaaaaaattagtaaatcaatcatatattataataaaattaaaattaccttgataaccttttaatacctaaggtggaggtgtaatcagattacctcttatattacaTGCTACAtcaccattggtaatagaagattatcagaatcttttattacttataaatcaaatgtaaatgatgaaaaatatattaccaaagtaatttttaattcccttcaaccaaacgcaccctaagagaaaaatataacatttcaaagtttaattttgaggaaaaattgttagttttctaaacttataAGGGAAATAGATAAAGTTAACtgtatctgttaattttaaaagaatacaagtggatgtttgagtttttaatacttaataggTACCAATTTGAGGATGTAACAAACcctgggtgggaataagtcatttggtttatattaaatatctaatttttcatattatatatttaatatcttatttaatttatataagagtaattttatatgtacgaacaatgacatatcatcatgtaattaaatagttttaaattagaaataaaataatatttaatcatattacaatatgtcattatttatatacaaaattatgcatttaaattatatatatagttttattatttatataataggataaatctttaaaagaataataataaaaataattttaaaaatatcataaagaTTTTTagaattctaaaatttatagaaatacTCAtatatcccttttttttttataaatttttctagACATCATTTCATAAAATATGTTTCACTTATAttactattataatttaaattaaaatataaatattatattttctttgcaAATGGGGCGGGTATACTTGTGAGAACTCACAGGTcacttcttattttttttatattcatcttctttaatattaaatttataacatctaatataaatttcatatattttttttttgataggaaatgaattcaaatttattataaaattaaagaatttattatattgaaaataaatttaaatattataatattaaataatttgttatagatatttattatacgttcaatattaaaattctttaaatctataaaattatttttataatttgatataaatttttatttttctataaaatataaattgaaaatggatataaatctaaaatttagatttatatCTCTTTTAAACGGGTTACCAATGCGGATAACCCATTCGTTTTACCATATCTAAGTCAAATCTCAGGTTTACTGCAGAATCACTTAACATGTTTTGTTagtgaaaaatcaaaaaaaaccCCAAAGAAATCCAAATCCAGAAGCAAAAAGGATGCAGCGGGTTATTTGGAGGGAACCCGATCCGATCGTGTATTTTTTTGGGTTCCTTGTGGCGGGAAAATGTCCATACACTCCTTTAATTCCCATGTAAAACCCTAATCCCACTAATTTCATCAGCTATCCTCACGTATACACACACTCTCCTTCTGGTTTTACGATGTTTTGATATTCATATCTCATCCTCAAATCGTTCTTCCGAAAATGTTTAGATCACTGTTTTAGGTAACATCCTTTATGGTTTTAGGGCTTTCTCATTTTCTTAAAACTAGccttttattaatgtttttctttgaaattaagGCAAGAGGCTAGGAGCTTGGTCGAcgttgtttatttattattcgaTTGTTTGTGAGAAATGGCTAGTGAGACTGTCGATGAGGCGGAGCAGACGATTTCAATTAAAGAGTATCTTAATGAAGTCGAAGAAGAGGAATtggtaatttctttttcttgtattCCGATTCAGGGTTTTGCACTGTAAAATTGTTAGGCCAGATTCGATGAATAAGTGTTGCTGTTTGATGTTCTGGTTAATTATCTGGAAAGATGGGATTTATTTTGTATGGAGAGACAAGTTTCTGgttaattttttggttaataatTTTCTATCGAGCAATTTATCTGGCCATTTCAATCCTTAGTTGGTttgtttcttataaaaataagcAGCTGTTGCTGCTTTAGTTCACTGCAGAATACTAGAGACCGTGTGCTGCTTTTGACTTGCTTATGTATGTATCCATTGCTATTAGCCAGAGTTTGGGTGTAGAGTGATGATTACTGTATAATTTAGATGATGTAGAATAAGAATCTAATATATAATGATTATCAAACTTTGAAGGAGGCGGATTTGGTTTTGGGTGGAGATGAAGGGAAGGAGTGCACCTATATTAAGGGGTATATGAAAAGACAGGCAATTTTCTCATGCCTCACATGCACCCCAGAAGGAAATGCTGGAGTTTGCACTGCTTGCTCCTTATCTTGCCATGATGGTCATGAGGTAGTCTTTGATAGTTTAACCTTTTTAATATCCTTTACAGCTTGCTAGACTTAATAGGAaacaattcatttaatttaagaatTCTTTTGCATGTtgacaaagaattttaattgattcttttaCATATTTGAAAGATCTCACCTGAGTAGTTCAACTCATTATTAAACTTAGAATTTATTTGGATTGAATTGCTTTTTAATGCACAAATAACACACAGCAAAGCAAATTATATGTGTTGAAGTGTAAAGGGGATCGAGCAATTTTTACATGGTTCGGCTACAATCAACATAACCTACATGTGTTGTACCTAGTCCAGCAAAATCAAACCCTCTATTAAACAAACTCACTGTCTATTACAAGCAGAAATTAAACACAAGCAAAAATTCTATGTTTTCCCAATTAATTTCTCACTTTCTCTAAGATAGAAGGCTATTCCCATATTTGAAGTACGCCGTGCATTGCATTCTACTTGGTTTTCAAGCATCCTGTTCGGAGTAGTTCAAACTCTACTTgaactttcaaaactaaaatccCTTTAGCCTCTGGGTTTGAAACCCCTTCAAGTAACAGTCCAGAGTCTTTTCCCCCGATTTGTTCAATAAAGCTAATCTACAAGAGGAatgtaagaaaagaaaaatgcaaaagtAGCAGAACTGAGCTGCAAAGAAAATAAGAACCTAACCAAGCTAAATTGCAAAATGTACAGGTCAGTcacaaatgaagaagaaagttaGTTTAAATAACTGGCTTAATCAAACAGAATGATGACACCTAACCATATCATAACAGTGCACCTGCAAAAGTAAACAAAATTAGATAAAGACGAAATATCTGTCAAGTGTAAAGTAAGAAAGGATTAGTACAATTTGTGATCACAAGATGCATCATATGTGCACACAAAGTTCATAGGTTGCCAAATGCATTTACAATATTGACGTAGAGTTCTAATTGTGAAATCTGCCTATTGACTTTGAGTTGTAGTTTTAACTCTTGATCATTCTTTGCATGTCTGCTACTTgtgatttttcaagttttacAGTTTGTGGTCTGGTTTTCCTGTTTTGAGCTGCTCTTTTGTGGAAGGTTGTATCATGTCCTTCTAAATGCTTGATTGGTATTGCATCCCGGTGGCCGAGATTAACTATTTCTCATTTCTTGCTTGAAAGCACCTGCTTCTTTCTGGCGAAGCAGGCCAAGATATATTCAGTTTCTTCTGTAtatccttattttttaattgatggaTTGATTAAGGTAAAATACAAGGTATTTAGTGCTTTCTCTTGGAGTGGTTTCTTTGGATGTATTTGAAACCTAGTTTCGATTATTGTCAACAGAGAAGATATATGTTTCTGTTCTGCGCAATGATTCAACTTTTATGGCTTattgaataatcttttatctttttcaagTTTCTGTTATCTTCTATCtgataatagttttattatcgCTGCAAAATCTAGATTGTGGAGCTCTGGACTAAGAGAAATTTCAAGTGTGATTGTGGGAATTCGAAGTTTGGGGAGTTCTTTTGCAAACTTTTTCCGAGTAAAGATGTAGAAAATGTTGATAACTCATATAATCACAACTTCAAAGGTTTATACTGCTCATGCAATCGCCCATATCCTGATCCAGATGTTGAAGAACAGGTAGAGATGATACAATGTTGTATGTGTGAGGACTGGTTTCATGAGGAGCATATTGGTCTTGAGTCATCCAATGAGGTTAGTAGTATGGCTGTTGCGCATGGGCTACTTTGTTTTTTCTATGCTATTTTCTATTTGCTATTTGTTTTCcaacaataaatttttgatttataaCCAGGTTTCAATGTTAGTAAAATTGTATGGGGTCTTTTGATCTATACTATCAATGTCAGGGACCAACCATATGTGTGACGGTTGAAAACTTTGATGAGCCTCGTCTTCATGGTTATGATTAATCACATATCTGCTTGTGCTGTCTGATGTGGCTACACCAATTTTTAACCATGGTTCAATGTCAACTAATTTCGGCATGATAATTGTGCCTCTGTATGATTCATAATCAGAATATTTGTGTTCAGAGGATTTCAttcattgttatattttttatactcaaacttaaataaaacttttggcaatttaaaatataagttacATCTAACTAGTTTATCCTATCACCCCTAAGACAAtggaataaaagaaagaaagaaattaagtAAGAAGTCTATATTTCATtggatgaatatttattttctgaCTGTAATATGCTTGCAACCTTACCCATTCTTTTACTTGTCCCACAGATTCCTAGAGATGAGGAAGGGGAGCCTTTGTGTGAAGATTTTATATGCAATGCATGCTCCGCAGGTTGTTCCTTTTTGACCCTATATCCTCAAACCATATGGGCAGCTGGGGTTCAGCATAGTGGTAGTGTTACTATCAAAAAGGATAAAGATGTAATGCAAGATATCCCTTCAGCTTGTGGTTCTGGAGAGCTTGAGAATGACATTTTTTCTGTTAGTTCTCCTAAAAAAGATGATGCGATGACTAAAACTAATTCTGAATCTTTGTCTGGTGGGAAGGGGCTTGATACTGGAGAAAGTTCTGAGAAGAAAGTCGGTTCAAATCATTGCAATAATGATAGTAGTTCACGTACTACATGTCTTCTTGGAGAAAATCTGATGTCAAATTTACCTATTTTACCAAAGAAAGCACTATTTCTTGCCAAAAATTGGAGAGATATTCTCTGCAGGTGTGAAAAATGCTTAGATATGTACAACCAGAAACATATGGGTTGTCTTGTTGACAAGGAGGACTCTATAGCGGAGTATGAAAGAACAGCCAAGcagaaaagggaagaaaaattgCAGCAACAAGAGGGTGCTGAGTTAAGTTTTCTCAATAAACTTGGCCACGTAGAGAAAATGGAGATTCTCAATGGCATTGCAGACATGAAAAATGAGTTTCGGACATTCCTGGTGTGTCTTGTGTAGCTTACTTCATAGATTACCATATGCATACTTAATCATGCAGAATGTTGCAAAGCATTGCTGAAGTTATACTGTCTTT
This sequence is a window from Mangifera indica cultivar Alphonso chromosome 20, CATAS_Mindica_2.1, whole genome shotgun sequence. Protein-coding genes within it:
- the LOC123204924 gene encoding putative E3 ubiquitin-protein ligase UBR7 isoform X1; amino-acid sequence: MASETVDEAEQTISIKEYLNEVEEEELEADLVLGGDEGKECTYIKGYMKRQAIFSCLTCTPEGNAGVCTACSLSCHDGHEIVELWTKRNFKCDCGNSKFGEFFCKLFPSKDVENVDNSYNHNFKGLYCSCNRPYPDPDVEEQVEMIQCCMCEDWFHEEHIGLESSNEIPRDEEGEPLCEDFICNACSAGCSFLTLYPQTIWAAGVQHSGSVTIKKDKDVMQDIPSACGSGELENDIFSVSSPKKDDAMTKTNSESLSGGKGLDTGESSEKKVGSNHCNNDSSSRTTCLLGENLMSNLPILPKKALFLAKNWRDILCRCEKCLDMYNQKHMGCLVDKEDSIAEYERTAKQKREEKLQQQEGAELSFLNKLGHVEKMEILNGIADMKNEFRTFLESFDPSNAITSADVQQIFENLAKKRRRV
- the LOC123204924 gene encoding putative E3 ubiquitin-protein ligase UBR7 isoform X2, yielding MASETVDEAEQTISIKEYLNEVEEEELIVELWTKRNFKCDCGNSKFGEFFCKLFPSKDVENVDNSYNHNFKGLYCSCNRPYPDPDVEEQVEMIQCCMCEDWFHEEHIGLESSNEIPRDEEGEPLCEDFICNACSAGCSFLTLYPQTIWAAGVQHSGSVTIKKDKDVMQDIPSACGSGELENDIFSVSSPKKDDAMTKTNSESLSGGKGLDTGESSEKKVGSNHCNNDSSSRTTCLLGENLMSNLPILPKKALFLAKNWRDILCRCEKCLDMYNQKHMGCLVDKEDSIAEYERTAKQKREEKLQQQEGAELSFLNKLGHVEKMEILNGIADMKNEFRTFLESFDPSNAITSADVQQIFENLAKKRRRV